The following coding sequences lie in one Arachis stenosperma cultivar V10309 chromosome 5, arast.V10309.gnm1.PFL2, whole genome shotgun sequence genomic window:
- the LOC130983016 gene encoding tryptophan aminotransferase-related protein 4-like yields MMSPIYLTLTISILISLCSSNLFVCGTTWSTGAAEEAEAVAAIPCSGHGRAYLDGLVLNGHEPVCECNPCYSGSDCSNFSSHCAANAGDGDPYFLEPFWMRHSASSAVLVSGWHRMGYTYSDGSYISQLLVDHIKKLHEIVGNAVTDGRYIVFGGGSTQLFNAAVYAFSPNNNHSSLNPAKVVATAPHFPVYRTQTELFNSRDYRYEGDTSLWKNNTDNNGTTFIEFVTSPNNPDGKLTKAVLEGPNVKTINDRAYYWPHFTPLPSPADDDLITFTISKLTGHAGTRFGWAIIKDKGVYEKMLTYLELNTVGISREAQLRALKLLNVILEEGDRNEIFQFGYSTMRDRWSRLKQIISKSKRFSLQKLSPQYCTFFKRVRDPSPAYAWLKCEREEDKNCYDILKAAGINGHEGSMYSGDDRYVRLSLIRSQDDFDILINNLTVLVAKD; encoded by the exons ATGATGAGTCCAATTTATTTAACACTCACTATCAGCATCTTAATTTCATTGTGTAGCTCAAACTTGTTTGTGTGTGGAACAACTTGGAGCACCGGTGCGGCGGAGGAAGCGGAGGCAGTGGCGGCGATACCATGCTCCGGGCATGGAAGGGCATACTTAGATGGCTTGGTTCTGAACGGCCATGAACCTGTTTGTGAATGCAATCCATGTTATAGTGGCTCCGATTGCTCCAACTTTTCATCTCATTGTGCTGCTAATGCTGGAGA CGGAGATCCATATTTTCTAGAACCGTTTTGGATGAGGCATTCAGCAAGTAGTGCAGTGTTAGTATCAGGGTGGCACAGAATGGGATACACATACAGTGATGGATCATATATATCACAGTTGCTGGTGGATCATATAAAAAAACTGCATGAGATTGTTGGAAATGCAGTCACTGATGGAAGGTACATAGTATTTGGTGGTGGATCAACACAACTCTTCAATGCTGCAGTTTATGCATTCTCTCCTAACAACAATCACTCTTCGCTCAATCCAGCAAAAGTAGTAGCCACTGCCCCACATTTCCCA GTGTATAGAACACAAACAGAGCTTTTCAATTCAAGGGATTATAGATATGAAGGGGACACATCTTTATGGAAGAACAACACAGATAATAATGGCACAACATTCATTGAATTTGTGACTTCACCAAACAATCCAGATGGGAAATTAACTAAGGCAGTTCTTGAAGGACCAAACGTTAAAACCATTAACGATAGAGCTTATTATTGGCCACATTTCACACCTCTTCCTTCTCCAGCTGATGATGATCTCATAACTTTTACAATTTCTAAGCTCACAGGTCATGCTGGCACTAGATTTGG ATGGGCAATAATAAAGGATAAGGGTGTGTATGAAAAGATGTTGACATACTTGGAATTAAACACCGTGGGAATTTCTCGGGAGGCACAGCTTAGAGCTTTGAAGCTTTTGAATGTAATTCTTGAAGAAGGAGATAGAAATGAGATATTTCAATTTGGATATTCAACAATGAGAGATCGCTGGTCAAGGCTCAAACAAATTATATCAAAGTCAAAACGTTTTTCTTTACAGAAACTATCTCCTCAATATTGCACCTTCTTTAAAAGAGTTCGAGATCCTTCACCAG CATACGCGTGGTTGAAGTGTGAGAGAGAAGAAGATAAGAATTGCTATGACATTCTTAAAGCTGCTGGCATTAATGGCCATGAAGGAAGTATGTACAGTGGTGATGATCGTTACGTGCGTCTCAGTCTCATAAGGAGCCAAGATGATTTTGATATTCTTATAAACAACCTCACTGTTCTTGTTGCTAAGGATTAG